The following coding sequences lie in one Oceanicola sp. 502str15 genomic window:
- a CDS encoding TolC family outer membrane protein, whose product MGYVQHLRKGLTGVALAGTLAFAPLAAGAETLTDALITAYRHSHILDQQRALLRAADEDVAIALADLRPIIAFSAGASASATSNYELGATVTLSASMTLFDNGATRLGVEVQKEAVLATREALVNYEQQVLLAAVQAYMDVTSASESLALARSNVRLTNQQLRAARDRFEVGEVTRTEVAQAEAQLAAARSSEAAAQGSLEIARESYRVAVGSYPNGLAPPPAPPKLPASVDAAQAVAVRTHPLIRQAQHTVAATELGIKQAQAAMKFTVDTSANLSFDDQGNDRSSFGLTMNQPIYAGGKLSATLRKARNQHEANRAALLSTTHNVQQLVGNAWANLRVAVAQLQATDQQIRAATVAFRGVQEEQNLGAATTLDVLDAQQDLLDAQSARIDAQSQQYVALYSLLSAMGLLTVEHLGLGIQTYDPAAYYNAVKSAPVQRSKQGRQLDKVLERLQRQ is encoded by the coding sequence ATGGGATATGTTCAACATCTGCGCAAAGGGCTGACCGGGGTTGCCCTGGCCGGCACCCTTGCCTTCGCACCGCTGGCCGCCGGGGCCGAAACGCTGACCGACGCCCTGATCACCGCCTACCGCCACAGCCATATCCTCGACCAGCAGCGGGCGCTCCTGCGTGCCGCCGATGAGGATGTCGCCATCGCCCTGGCCGACCTGCGGCCGATCATCGCCTTTTCGGCCGGGGCCTCCGCCTCGGCGACCTCCAACTACGAGCTGGGCGCCACCGTCACCCTCTCCGCCTCGATGACCCTGTTCGACAACGGCGCCACGCGGCTTGGTGTCGAGGTCCAGAAGGAGGCGGTGCTGGCGACCCGCGAGGCGCTGGTGAACTACGAGCAGCAGGTGCTTCTGGCCGCGGTGCAGGCCTACATGGATGTCACCTCCGCCTCCGAAAGCCTTGCGCTGGCCCGCTCCAACGTGCGGCTGACCAACCAGCAGCTCCGTGCCGCCCGCGACCGCTTTGAAGTGGGCGAGGTGACCCGCACCGAGGTGGCACAGGCCGAGGCGCAGCTTGCCGCCGCCCGCAGTTCGGAAGCGGCGGCCCAGGGGTCGCTGGAAATTGCGCGCGAGAGCTACCGCGTGGCCGTGGGCAGCTATCCCAACGGTCTGGCCCCGCCGCCTGCGCCGCCCAAGCTACCCGCCTCGGTCGACGCCGCGCAGGCCGTGGCCGTGCGCACCCATCCGCTGATCCGTCAGGCCCAGCACACGGTGGCCGCCACCGAACTCGGGATCAAGCAGGCGCAGGCAGCGATGAAGTTCACCGTCGATACCTCGGCCAACCTCAGCTTCGACGATCAGGGCAATGACCGCTCCAGCTTCGGGCTGACGATGAACCAGCCGATCTACGCCGGTGGCAAGCTGTCGGCCACGCTGCGCAAGGCGCGCAATCAGCATGAGGCCAACCGGGCCGCGCTGTTGAGCACCACCCACAACGTGCAGCAGCTCGTCGGCAACGCATGGGCCAACCTGCGGGTCGCCGTGGCGCAGCTTCAGGCGACCGACCAGCAGATTCGCGCGGCAACCGTCGCTTTCCGCGGTGTGCAGGAAGAGCAGAACCTCGGCGCCGCCACCACGCTCGACGTGCTCGACGCCCAGCAGGACCTGCTCGATGCGCAATCTGCCCGGATTGATGCGCAATCCCAGCAATACGTAGCGCTTTATTCACTTCTTTCTGCGATGGGTCTGTTGACCGTGGAGCATCTGGGCCTGGGCATCCAGACCTATGATCCGGCGGCGTATTACAACGCGGTTAAGTCCGC
- a CDS encoding O-antigen ligase yields the protein MTGLTGPERMVYKTLVLTWPFYAIGALYVVGPVLAWLLGGLAALSLYLGPAMRADLRPTGPVPPLVWAWFIGMAVMLVALWVGHLDWGLGLKQTIKSSIGWAKGWALLALFPLAGAVLQIRREVLIRGQCVVGAWTLALAPALLIAPYIGLPERIFTSPLKAIGGPGPEYFSVFLFTWDPASWTPRWQFYAPWSPFAALLGVIMVLFALEEKDRRWMAAGVAAGVLMILASKSRMGLVGLVACTVAPRMLPLILRGWAWQVTAALTASLAVVGTTLATVAGDAVSAFKGARADSTRVRETLQRIARERWENEAPWFGHGTVHPGSHAVEYMPIGSHHTWFGLLFVKGLVGFLALLVPMAWHVAFTLIDAARHPRGRLPLGILMTMVLLSFGENIEIEAYMLWPGLVLLGVHLREVARDRVV from the coding sequence ATGACCGGCCTCACCGGCCCCGAGCGGATGGTCTACAAGACCCTCGTGCTCACCTGGCCGTTCTACGCGATAGGCGCGCTCTACGTCGTCGGCCCGGTGCTGGCCTGGCTGCTCGGCGGGCTGGCCGCGCTCTCGCTCTACCTCGGCCCGGCGATGCGCGCCGACCTGCGCCCGACCGGGCCGGTGCCGCCGCTGGTCTGGGCCTGGTTCATCGGCATGGCGGTGATGCTCGTCGCGCTCTGGGTCGGCCACCTCGACTGGGGCCTCGGGCTGAAGCAGACGATCAAGAGCTCCATCGGCTGGGCCAAGGGCTGGGCGCTGCTGGCGCTGTTTCCGCTTGCGGGCGCCGTGCTGCAGATCCGCCGAGAGGTGCTGATCCGGGGCCAATGCGTGGTCGGCGCATGGACGCTGGCCCTCGCGCCCGCGCTGCTCATCGCCCCCTACATCGGCCTGCCCGAGCGCATCTTCACCTCGCCGCTCAAGGCCATCGGCGGGCCGGGTCCGGAGTATTTCAGCGTGTTCCTTTTCACGTGGGACCCGGCAAGCTGGACGCCGCGCTGGCAGTTCTACGCCCCCTGGTCGCCCTTCGCGGCGCTGCTCGGGGTCATCATGGTGCTCTTCGCGCTCGAGGAGAAAGACCGTCGCTGGATGGCGGCGGGCGTGGCGGCGGGGGTGCTGATGATTCTCGCCTCCAAGTCCCGGATGGGTCTGGTCGGGCTGGTCGCCTGCACCGTTGCGCCAAGGATGCTGCCGCTGATCCTGCGCGGCTGGGCCTGGCAGGTGACGGCGGCGCTGACCGCCTCGCTCGCGGTGGTGGGGACCACGCTGGCAACGGTGGCCGGCGATGCGGTGTCCGCCTTCAAGGGCGCCCGTGCCGACAGCACCCGCGTGCGGGAGACCCTGCAGCGGATCGCCCGTGAGAGATGGGAGAACGAGGCCCCATGGTTCGGCCACGGCACCGTCCACCCCGGCTCGCACGCGGTGGAATACATGCCGATCGGCAGCCACCACACCTGGTTCGGCCTGCTCTTCGTGAAAGGCCTGGTCGGGTTCCTCGCCCTGCTGGTGCCCATGGCCTGGCACGTGGCCTTCACCCTGATAGACGCCGCCCGCCACCCGCGCGGAAGACTGCCGCTGGGCATCCTGATGACGATGGTGCTGCTGTCGTTCGGCGAGAACATCGAGATCGAGGCCTACATGCTCTGGCCCGGACTGGTGCTGCTGGGCGTTCACCTGCGCGAAGTAGCGAGGGACCGGGTGGTTTGA
- a CDS encoding UTP--glucose-1-phosphate uridylyltransferase translates to MTHVRKAVFPVAGMGTRFLPATKSIPKEMLPLVDRPLIQYAIDEAREAGIEEFIFVTAAGKGALEDYFDTAAALEHRLEAAGKADALAALERTRMPEGALSFLRQPNPRGLGHAVRLARKLVGDAPFAVLLPDDVIRARRGALAQMVEAHARTGGHMVATMDVPRSKVSAYGVLDVAERQGRVAVARGMVEKPRADVAPSTSAVIGRYILEPSIFDKLETLGPGAGGELQLTDAINADLPRAGVCGYAFEGERFDCGSVQGFVQATAAFALERAELAGELRGFLAERSATLRQVA, encoded by the coding sequence ATGACCCACGTTCGCAAAGCCGTCTTCCCCGTCGCCGGAATGGGCACCCGCTTTCTGCCCGCCACCAAGTCGATCCCGAAGGAGATGCTGCCGCTCGTTGACCGACCGCTGATCCAATACGCCATCGATGAGGCCCGCGAGGCCGGGATCGAGGAGTTCATCTTCGTCACCGCCGCCGGCAAGGGCGCGCTGGAAGACTACTTCGACACCGCCGCCGCGCTGGAGCACCGCCTGGAAGCCGCCGGCAAGGCCGATGCGCTGGCCGCGCTGGAGCGCACCCGGATGCCCGAAGGCGCCCTAAGCTTCCTGCGCCAGCCCAACCCGCGCGGCCTCGGCCACGCCGTCCGGCTGGCCCGCAAGCTGGTGGGCGACGCACCCTTCGCCGTGCTTCTGCCCGATGACGTGATCCGCGCCCGCCGTGGAGCGCTGGCGCAGATGGTCGAGGCCCACGCCCGCACCGGCGGGCACATGGTTGCCACCATGGACGTGCCGCGCAGCAAGGTCTCCGCCTATGGCGTGCTCGACGTGGCCGAGCGGCAAGGCCGGGTCGCCGTGGCCCGCGGCATGGTCGAGAAGCCGCGCGCCGATGTCGCCCCCTCCACCAGCGCGGTGATCGGGCGCTACATCCTCGAGCCCTCGATCTTCGACAAGCTCGAAACCCTCGGGCCCGGCGCTGGCGGCGAGTTGCAGCTGACTGATGCCATCAACGCCGACCTTCCCCGTGCCGGTGTCTGCGGCTACGCCTTCGAGGGCGAGCGGTTCGACTGCGGCTCGGTGCAGGGGTTCGTGCAGGCCACCGCCGCCTTCGCGCTCGAGCGCGCCGAACTGGCAGGCGAGCTGCGCGGCTTCCTTGCCGAGCGCAGCGCCACCCTGCGCCAGGTCGCCTGA
- a CDS encoding response regulator transcription factor, whose translation MRVLIADDHDLLRDTLVMFLQSQGDIETETAPDLPAAHKLIEAADEPFDLVLLDLNMPGMNGLDGLKATMALGAGQRVALLSGEATKEIAEKALEAGAAGFVPKTLPAKSMINAVKFMAMGEQYAPIDFMTAAEETPTHPMAEKLTPRELQVLKGLTEGKSNKEIARDLDITEPTIKLHMKTLYRKVGASNRTQAALMAREAGLF comes from the coding sequence ATGCGCGTTCTGATTGCCGATGACCACGACCTACTGCGGGACACGCTGGTGATGTTCCTGCAGAGCCAGGGCGACATCGAAACCGAGACCGCCCCCGACCTGCCCGCCGCACACAAGCTGATCGAAGCCGCCGACGAGCCCTTCGACCTCGTGCTGCTCGACCTCAACATGCCCGGCATGAACGGCCTCGACGGGCTGAAGGCAACGATGGCGCTGGGCGCGGGCCAGCGGGTGGCGCTGCTCTCGGGCGAGGCCACCAAGGAGATCGCCGAAAAGGCGCTGGAGGCCGGCGCGGCAGGCTTCGTGCCCAAGACCCTGCCCGCCAAGTCGATGATCAACGCGGTGAAGTTCATGGCGATGGGCGAGCAATACGCCCCCATCGACTTCATGACCGCCGCCGAGGAGACCCCGACGCACCCGATGGCCGAAAAGCTGACGCCCCGCGAGTTGCAGGTGCTCAAGGGGCTGACCGAGGGCAAATCCAACAAGGAAATCGCCCGCGACCTCGACATCACCGAGCCGACGATCAAGCTGCACATGAAGACCCTCTACCGGAAGGTGGGCGCGTCGAACCGCACCCAGGCGGCACTTATGGCGCGGGAAGCCGGGTTGTTTTGA
- a CDS encoding PAS domain-containing hybrid sensor histidine kinase/response regulator — MARSSRRPSSMRYTASALAGAFCLAALVYLSINVARDLRLLNSASSDNVQWTLSQSEVEFLEFQIHLAALPGDGGDELRALRREYDIFYSRITTLEQSSIYSELRAEPEFSRNLRIVKTFLDRTVPLIDAPDAELAASVPELQARAEEVRPNVRALANSGLNYFAVDSDRRRDNVAVTLTQLAVGVTVLVLALLAFAAYLNFLNRQNVRRRREVLESARRMNVVTSTALDGVIVIDKAGTVLDFNAAATQIFGYSAEEALGANLGALIVPEEYRAAHDAGMQRMRDGGEQRVVGKGRVKLAARRKSGEVFPVEFAIQSAETDDGTIFISFLRDISHRVQAEQELVETRDRALAGEKAKTDFLATMSHEIRTPLNGLLGNLELMQDTRLSARQARYVKNMDTSGKLLMSHISDVLDITKYDAGKLQLRPVAMNLSTLLQDIVDNQSGAALAQDTTLEWGWSGPQLDWIRADRDRLQHVLMNIIGNAVKFTRGGRVTVEAEQLGGANNPEVQITVSDTGIGMEAGLQAHIFDDFMTGDSSYDREVGGTGLGLGIAQRFVKALGGSIEVESEAGVGSSFMVRLPVEPIAAPGPEVAARKPRSKAMASKVLLVEDNEINRVVAREMLEAAGHTVTLAHNGREAVEKAGTAPFDLILMDISMPVMDGREATRAIRAGHGPCARVPIIALTANAVAEEQEAFLSDGMDDIVTKPLSRAALDRVLADHSGADRPERAAENPAVAVSYLDELRDTLGVEAMGGLLDRFGSEVDAHLAFLETSADDDLADTAARTHKIAGSAATLGAVALRAALVGIEDAAKAGDTKGMCKGIDALPEVWAQTRAALVAERRKAPRP; from the coding sequence ATGGCCAGAAGCAGCCGCCGCCCCTCAAGCATGCGCTACACCGCCTCCGCCCTCGCGGGGGCGTTCTGCCTTGCGGCGCTGGTCTATCTCTCGATCAATGTGGCCCGCGATCTTCGGCTGCTGAATTCGGCCAGTTCCGACAACGTGCAATGGACCCTGTCGCAGTCGGAGGTGGAGTTTCTCGAGTTTCAGATCCACCTCGCCGCGCTGCCGGGGGATGGCGGCGACGAGTTGCGCGCGCTGCGCCGGGAATATGACATCTTCTACAGCCGGATCACCACGCTGGAGCAGAGCTCGATCTACAGCGAGCTGCGTGCCGAGCCGGAGTTCTCGCGCAACTTGCGGATCGTGAAGACTTTCCTCGACCGCACCGTCCCGCTCATCGACGCGCCGGACGCGGAGCTTGCAGCCTCCGTGCCCGAGCTTCAGGCCCGTGCGGAAGAGGTGCGACCCAACGTGCGTGCGCTGGCGAATTCGGGCCTCAACTACTTTGCCGTGGATTCCGACCGGCGGCGCGACAACGTGGCCGTCACCCTGACCCAGCTCGCCGTAGGCGTGACCGTGCTGGTGCTGGCCCTGCTCGCCTTCGCCGCTTACCTGAATTTCCTCAACCGCCAGAACGTGCGCCGCCGCCGGGAGGTGCTCGAAAGCGCGCGGCGGATGAATGTCGTGACCTCCACCGCGCTCGACGGGGTGATCGTGATCGACAAGGCCGGCACCGTGCTCGATTTCAACGCCGCCGCCACGCAGATCTTCGGCTACTCCGCGGAAGAGGCGTTGGGGGCCAACCTCGGCGCGTTGATCGTGCCCGAGGAGTACCGCGCCGCCCATGATGCCGGGATGCAGCGGATGCGCGATGGCGGCGAGCAGCGCGTGGTCGGCAAGGGCCGGGTCAAGCTGGCGGCGCGGCGCAAGTCGGGCGAGGTCTTTCCCGTCGAGTTCGCCATCCAGTCCGCCGAAACCGACGACGGCACCATCTTCATCTCCTTCCTGCGCGACATCTCGCACCGGGTTCAGGCTGAACAGGAGCTGGTCGAAACCCGCGACCGCGCGCTGGCCGGCGAGAAGGCCAAGACCGATTTCCTCGCCACCATGAGCCACGAGATCCGCACGCCACTGAACGGCCTCCTGGGGAATCTGGAGTTGATGCAGGACACCCGCCTCAGCGCCCGCCAGGCCCGCTACGTCAAGAATATGGACACCTCGGGCAAACTGCTGATGAGCCACATCTCCGATGTGCTCGACATCACCAAATACGACGCCGGCAAGCTTCAGCTCCGCCCGGTGGCGATGAACCTCTCCACCCTGCTTCAGGATATCGTCGACAACCAGAGCGGCGCCGCGCTGGCGCAGGATACCACGCTGGAATGGGGCTGGTCGGGCCCGCAGCTCGACTGGATCAGGGCCGACCGCGACAGGCTTCAGCACGTGCTGATGAACATCATCGGCAACGCGGTGAAGTTCACCCGCGGCGGTCGCGTGACGGTGGAGGCCGAGCAGCTGGGCGGCGCGAACAATCCCGAAGTGCAGATCACCGTCAGCGACACCGGCATCGGCATGGAGGCGGGCCTGCAGGCCCACATCTTCGACGACTTCATGACCGGCGACAGCTCCTATGACCGCGAGGTCGGCGGCACCGGCCTTGGCCTCGGCATTGCGCAGCGCTTCGTGAAGGCGCTCGGCGGCTCGATCGAGGTCGAGAGCGAGGCGGGCGTGGGCAGCAGCTTCATGGTGCGCCTGCCCGTCGAGCCGATTGCCGCGCCGGGGCCGGAGGTGGCCGCGCGCAAACCGCGCAGCAAGGCGATGGCCAGCAAGGTGCTTCTGGTCGAGGACAACGAGATCAACCGCGTGGTCGCCCGCGAGATGCTCGAGGCCGCCGGCCACACCGTGACCCTCGCCCACAACGGGCGCGAGGCGGTGGAAAAGGCCGGGACCGCGCCCTTCGACCTGATCCTGATGGACATCTCCATGCCGGTGATGGACGGGCGCGAGGCCACCCGCGCCATTCGCGCCGGCCATGGCCCCTGCGCCCGCGTGCCCATCATCGCCCTCACCGCCAACGCGGTCGCCGAGGAGCAGGAGGCGTTTCTTTCCGACGGGATGGACGACATCGTGACAAAGCCGCTCTCCCGCGCCGCGCTCGACCGGGTGCTGGCCGATCACAGCGGAGCCGACAGGCCGGAGCGCGCGGCGGAAAACCCCGCCGTGGCAGTCAGCTACCTCGACGAGCTGCGCGACACGCTCGGGGTGGAGGCAATGGGAGGATTGCTGGACCGTTTCGGCAGCGAGGTCGACGCCCATCTCGCCTTCCTCGAAACCTCGGCCGACGACGACCTTGCCGACACCGCCGCGCGCACCCACAAGATTGCCGGAAGCGCGGCCACCCTCGGCGCGGTCGCCCTGCGCGCCGCGCTTGTGGGCATCGAGGATGCAGCCAAGGCGGGCGACACGAAAGGCATGTGCAAGGGCATCGACGCGCTGCCGGAAGTCTGGGCGCAGACCCGCGCCGCCCTGGTGGCGGAACGCCGCAAGGCCCCCCGCCCCTGA
- a CDS encoding protein-L-isoaspartate O-methyltransferase: MTLYDTRRTMMVDNQVRPSDVTKFPIIDAMLKIKREAYVPDDKREAAYLGENLTIAPGRVMLEPRTFAKMLDGLDVSPTDMVLDLGCGLGYSAAVLADLADTVVALEEVESLATEAEAILAREEVMNAVVLTGPLAEGAAKHGPYDVIVIEGGVETLPEALSEQLKEGGRIACVMMQGGLGTVKIGTRQNGRIAWRFAFNATAPVLSGFETTREFAL; the protein is encoded by the coding sequence ATGACCCTATACGACACCCGCCGCACCATGATGGTCGACAACCAGGTCCGTCCCTCGGATGTGACCAAGTTTCCCATCATCGACGCCATGCTGAAAATCAAGCGCGAGGCCTATGTGCCCGACGACAAGCGCGAGGCCGCCTACCTTGGCGAAAACCTCACCATCGCCCCCGGTCGGGTGATGCTGGAGCCGCGCACCTTCGCCAAAATGCTCGACGGGCTCGACGTGAGCCCGACCGACATGGTGCTCGATCTGGGCTGCGGGCTGGGCTACTCCGCCGCGGTCCTGGCCGACCTGGCCGATACCGTGGTTGCGCTCGAAGAGGTCGAGAGCCTCGCCACCGAGGCCGAGGCGATCCTGGCGCGCGAAGAGGTGATGAACGCCGTGGTTCTGACCGGCCCGCTGGCCGAGGGTGCCGCCAAGCACGGGCCCTACGATGTGATCGTGATCGAAGGCGGGGTCGAAACGCTGCCCGAGGCGCTCTCCGAGCAGCTCAAGGAGGGCGGCCGCATTGCCTGCGTGATGATGCAGGGCGGGCTCGGCACGGTGAAGATCGGCACCCGCCAGAACGGGCGCATCGCCTGGCGCTTTGCCTTCAACGCCACCGCACCGGTGCTGTCTGGCTTCGAGACGACACGCGAGTTTGCGCTCTGA
- a CDS encoding GFA family protein — protein sequence MTFDISGDLQGFFLCHCSRCRKDTGSAHAANLFFASARLNWPSGEEHIRHFRLSGSRHAKCFCTKCGSALPFEQAEDDVVVVPAGSLDGPIGMKPSARICFSSRADWDDDLAALEKIDGLPG from the coding sequence GTGACCTTCGACATATCAGGCGATCTCCAGGGTTTCTTCCTGTGCCATTGCTCGCGCTGCCGCAAGGATACCGGGTCGGCCCATGCGGCAAACCTGTTTTTCGCGTCGGCCCGCCTCAACTGGCCGTCGGGCGAGGAACATATCAGGCATTTCCGGCTTTCCGGGTCGCGCCACGCGAAGTGCTTCTGCACGAAATGCGGTTCCGCGCTGCCATTCGAACAGGCGGAGGATGATGTGGTCGTCGTGCCGGCCGGGTCACTCGACGGTCCGATCGGAATGAAGCCCAGCGCACGCATCTGCTTCTCCAGTCGTGCGGATTGGGACGACGATCTTGCCGCGCTCGAAAAGATCGACGGGCTCCCCGGTTGA
- a CDS encoding WecB/TagA/CpsF family glycosyltransferase — protein MKAATFDTPHTAVTPALPTATLPALGLDLVDATPAQTIDALLAPGRRRAFFMNAHCCNIRRRNRAYREAVAGADMVLPDGIGVELAGKMTGHALTANLNGTDLVPELLEEAAAEGKSVYLFGGTPGTAEAAAAALKARIPALVIAGTRDGFAGAADADAVVDAINDSGADIVLVALGVPMQELWLHRHAWRLDAPLALAVGALFDFLAGNVTRAPAMVRKAKAEWVWRLAQEPRRLAKRYLAGNASFLAHAALKAWGPESFAALQRRTLDVTLSLAALVLLSPLLLLTALAIKADSRGPVFFRQTRVGRDGRVFTMFKFRSMSVDAEARRAALLATSDRDGVCFKSKADPRVTRVGRFIRRFSIDELPQILNVLKGEMAIVGPRPALPSEVAAYPARALGRLAVKPGLTGVWQVSGRASIGFDKMVEMDLSYAASRTLLLDLTLIARTFGAVLGGRGAY, from the coding sequence ATGAAAGCCGCCACGTTCGACACGCCCCACACCGCCGTCACCCCGGCCCTGCCCACCGCCACGCTGCCCGCGCTCGGCCTCGACCTTGTTGATGCCACCCCCGCGCAGACCATCGACGCCCTGCTCGCCCCGGGCCGCCGCCGCGCCTTCTTCATGAATGCGCATTGCTGCAACATCCGCCGCCGCAACCGGGCCTACCGCGAGGCCGTTGCCGGGGCCGACATGGTGCTGCCCGACGGCATTGGCGTGGAGCTGGCTGGCAAGATGACCGGCCACGCCCTCACCGCCAACCTCAACGGAACCGATCTCGTGCCCGAGCTGCTGGAAGAAGCGGCGGCTGAGGGCAAGTCCGTCTACCTCTTCGGCGGCACGCCCGGCACGGCAGAGGCCGCCGCCGCCGCGCTCAAGGCCCGCATTCCCGCGCTTGTCATCGCCGGCACCCGCGATGGTTTCGCCGGCGCGGCGGATGCCGATGCCGTGGTCGACGCCATCAACGACAGCGGCGCCGACATCGTGCTGGTCGCTCTCGGCGTGCCGATGCAGGAGCTCTGGCTGCACCGCCATGCCTGGCGGCTCGACGCGCCGCTCGCGCTGGCCGTCGGCGCGCTCTTCGACTTTCTCGCCGGCAACGTGACCCGCGCGCCCGCCATGGTCCGCAAGGCCAAGGCCGAATGGGTCTGGCGGCTGGCGCAGGAGCCGCGCCGCCTTGCCAAGCGCTACCTCGCAGGCAATGCCAGCTTCCTCGCCCATGCCGCGCTGAAGGCCTGGGGCCCCGAGAGCTTCGCCGCACTCCAGCGCCGCACACTCGACGTGACCCTTTCGCTCGCGGCCCTCGTGCTGCTCTCTCCCCTGCTGCTGCTCACCGCGCTCGCCATCAAGGCCGACAGCCGCGGCCCGGTGTTCTTCAGGCAAACCCGCGTGGGCCGCGATGGCCGCGTGTTCACCATGTTCAAGTTCCGCTCGATGAGCGTCGACGCTGAGGCCCGCCGCGCCGCGCTGCTCGCCACTTCCGACCGCGACGGCGTGTGCTTCAAGTCCAAGGCCGATCCGCGCGTGACCCGCGTGGGCCGCTTCATCCGCCGCTTCTCCATCGACGAGCTGCCGCAGATCCTGAACGTGCTGAAGGGCGAGATGGCCATCGTCGGGCCGCGCCCGGCGCTGCCCTCCGAAGTGGCGGCCTATCCGGCCCGCGCGCTCGGCCGCCTTGCGGTGAAGCCCGGCCTTACCGGCGTGTGGCAGGTCTCCGGCCGCGCCTCCATCGGCTTCGACAAGATGGTCGAGATGGACCTTTCCTACGCCGCCTCGCGCACCCTGCTGCTCGACCTCACCCTCATCGCCCGCACCTTCGGCGCCGTGCTCGGCGGCCGGGGCGCTTACTGA
- a CDS encoding molybdopterin-dependent oxidoreductase: protein MLRTIIQSLSLAALTALPLAAQELAAPEGEVILTVSGEIATTNAEGTAQFDLAMLEALGTETVETTTIWTEGTNTFEGVSLKALAEAVGMEGATLRATAINDYAVEIPLTDAVEGGPIVAYRMNGTEMSVRDKGPLWIIYPYDASAEYRTEVIYSRSIWQLDRIVVTD, encoded by the coding sequence ATGTTGCGCACAATCATCCAGTCGCTCTCCCTCGCCGCGCTCACCGCCCTGCCGCTTGCCGCGCAGGAGCTGGCCGCCCCGGAAGGCGAAGTGATCCTCACCGTCTCGGGCGAGATCGCCACCACCAACGCCGAGGGCACCGCGCAATTCGACCTTGCCATGCTCGAGGCACTCGGCACCGAAACCGTCGAGACCACCACCATCTGGACCGAGGGCACCAACACCTTCGAGGGCGTCTCGCTGAAGGCGCTGGCAGAGGCGGTGGGCATGGAGGGTGCCACGCTGCGCGCCACGGCGATCAACGACTATGCCGTCGAGATCCCGCTGACCGACGCCGTCGAGGGCGGCCCGATCGTGGCCTATCGGATGAACGGCACCGAGATGTCGGTGCGCGACAAGGGCCCGCTCTGGATCATCTACCCCTATGATGCCAGCGCCGAGTATCGCACCGAGGTGATCTATTCCCGCAGCATCTGGCAACTCGACCGCATCGTCGTGACCGACTAA